From bacterium, a single genomic window includes:
- the leuC gene encoding 3-isopropylmalate dehydratase large subunit → MTITQKIIAKHCDKSDVLPGEFVEGNVDIILANDVTGPLAINEFEKIGAKDVFSSEKIVLVPDHFTPCKDIKSAELVKTLRNFAKKYKVRFYEIGKVGVEHALLPEEGLTLPGNLIIGADSHTCTYGAVGAFSTGVGSTDVAAAMVMGKVWLKVPSTIKFYYYGNLSKYVGGKDLILYTIGRIGVNGALYKSMEFTGPVIENLPMDDRFTICNMVIECGGKNGVIPPDEKTIQFTKEVSGKEIDISWIKTDTDNDYEKIIEINCNEIQPQVSAPHLPSNSKDVREFSNVKIDQVFIGSCTNGRISDLRKSAKIFKGKRVHPEVRCIVIPATQKVYKQALKEGLIDIFLDSGCVIGPPTCGPCLGGHMGVLGKGEVAIATTNRNFVGRMGHPESYVYLSNPEVASASAIKGKITHPDEI, encoded by the coding sequence ATGACAATAACACAAAAAATTATCGCAAAACACTGTGATAAAAGTGATGTCTTACCAGGTGAATTTGTTGAAGGTAATGTGGACATAATTTTAGCAAATGATGTAACAGGACCTCTGGCAATAAATGAATTCGAAAAAATTGGAGCAAAAGATGTGTTTTCATCAGAAAAAATTGTTCTTGTTCCTGACCATTTTACCCCCTGTAAAGATATAAAAAGTGCAGAACTTGTCAAAACACTTAGAAATTTCGCCAAAAAATATAAAGTAAGATTTTATGAAATAGGGAAAGTTGGAGTTGAACACGCTCTTTTACCAGAAGAAGGACTTACACTGCCTGGAAATTTAATTATAGGAGCAGATAGTCATACATGCACTTATGGAGCAGTTGGTGCTTTTTCAACAGGGGTTGGTAGTACTGATGTCGCAGCGGCGATGGTAATGGGAAAGGTCTGGTTGAAAGTACCTTCAACTATAAAATTTTATTATTATGGAAATTTAAGCAAGTATGTTGGTGGAAAAGACCTTATTCTTTATACCATTGGGAGAATTGGAGTTAATGGTGCTTTATATAAAAGTATGGAGTTTACCGGACCTGTAATTGAAAATTTACCGATGGATGACAGGTTCACAATTTGTAATATGGTAATTGAGTGTGGAGGAAAAAATGGAGTAATCCCTCCAGATGAAAAAACAATTCAATTCACAAAAGAAGTTAGTGGAAAGGAAATTGATATAAGTTGGATAAAAACAGATACTGATAATGACTATGAAAAAATAATTGAAATAAATTGTAATGAAATTCAACCACAGGTATCTGCTCCACACCTGCCAAGTAATTCAAAAGATGTAAGGGAATTTTCAAATGTAAAAATTGACCAGGTTTTTATTGGCTCATGCACAAATGGAAGAATATCTGATTTAAGAAAGTCAGCAAAAATATTTAAAGGCAAGAGAGTTCATCCAGAAGTCAGATGTATTGTAATTCCTGCAACACAAAAAGTTTATAAACAGGCATTGAAAGAAGGACTTATTGATATTTTCTTAGATAGTGGTTGTGTTATAGGACCTCCAACCTGTGGACCATGTTTAGGAGGTCATATGGGAGTTTTAGGAAAAGGCGAAGTTGCAATAGCAACAACAAATAGAAATTTTGTTGGAAGAATGGGACATCCTGAAAGTTATGTTTATCTTTCAAATCCAGAAGTTGCATCAGCATCGGCAATAAAAGGAAAAATAACACATCCTGACGAAATATAA